From a region of the Prevotella melaninogenica genome:
- a CDS encoding branched-chain amino acid aminotransferase, whose protein sequence is MKDIEWSSLSFGYMPTDYNVRCYYRNGKWGEVEVSSDEYLKLHMAATCLHYGQEAFEGLKAYRCPDGKVRVFRVEENAKRLQNTSRGIVMPEVPTELFAEMVKKVVRLNQEYIPPYESGASLYIRPLLIGTSAQVGVRPAEEYCFLIFVTPVGPYFKGGFCANPYVIVRDVDRAAPLGTGMYKVGGNYAASLRANRRAHEQGYASEFYLDAKEKKYVDECGAANFFGIKNDTYVTPKSSSILPSITNKSLMQIAEDLGMKVERRPISEDELDSFEEAGACGTAAVISPISHLDDMETGKVYSFGDKPGPWSTKLYETLRGIQYGTIEDKHGWTTVVIE, encoded by the coding sequence ATGAAGGATATAGAATGGTCAAGTTTATCATTTGGCTATATGCCAACTGATTATAATGTTCGCTGTTACTATCGCAATGGTAAGTGGGGTGAGGTAGAAGTCAGTTCAGACGAGTATCTTAAACTTCACATGGCAGCAACTTGTCTTCACTATGGTCAGGAGGCTTTTGAGGGATTAAAGGCATATCGTTGTCCAGATGGTAAAGTGCGTGTTTTTCGTGTAGAAGAAAATGCAAAACGTTTGCAGAATACAAGTCGTGGTATTGTGATGCCAGAAGTACCAACAGAGTTATTTGCTGAAATGGTTAAGAAAGTTGTTCGTCTTAATCAAGAATATATCCCACCTTACGAGAGTGGTGCTTCACTCTATATTCGTCCGTTGTTAATTGGTACATCTGCTCAGGTGGGTGTTCGTCCAGCAGAGGAATATTGCTTCTTAATCTTTGTTACCCCTGTTGGTCCTTACTTTAAGGGTGGCTTCTGTGCTAATCCTTATGTTATTGTTCGTGATGTTGACCGTGCTGCCCCATTGGGAACTGGTATGTATAAGGTAGGTGGTAACTATGCTGCATCACTTAGAGCAAATCGTCGTGCACATGAGCAAGGTTATGCTTCAGAGTTCTATTTAGATGCAAAGGAGAAGAAGTATGTTGACGAGTGTGGTGCAGCCAACTTCTTTGGTATCAAGAATGATACTTACGTTACTCCAAAGTCAAGTTCTATTTTACCATCTATAACGAACAAGAGTCTGATGCAGATTGCTGAGGACCTTGGAATGAAGGTAGAGCGCCGTCCTATTTCAGAAGATGAATTGGATAGCTTTGAGGAGGCTGGTGCTTGTGGTACAGCAGCAGTTATCTCTCCGATATCACATCTTGATGATATGGAGACGGGTAAGGTTTATAGTTTTGGTGACAAACCAGGACCATGGTCTACCAAACTTTATGAAACTCTCCGTGGTATTCAATATGGCACAATAGAAGACAAGCATGGTTGGACAACTGTCGTAATTGAATAA
- the xseB gene encoding exodeoxyribonuclease VII small subunit: MKEIKYEEAVHKLEAIVDKMERGELDIDSMAAQLKEAQELVKLCKQKLKRTDNEIQKLLGKQ; the protein is encoded by the coding sequence ATGAAAGAAATAAAATACGAAGAAGCAGTTCATAAATTGGAAGCTATTGTAGATAAAATGGAACGTGGAGAACTTGATATAGACTCTATGGCTGCCCAATTAAAAGAAGCTCAAGAGTTAGTAAAGCTCTGTAAACAAAAACTTAAGCGTACCGACAACGAGATTCAGAAGCTTTTAGGAAAGCAATAA